The following is a genomic window from Geminicoccaceae bacterium.
CGGCTTCGGCGGCGCTCGAACACCCCTCGATGCCGAGGCCGGCGTAGCGCTCGCGCATCTCCCCGGCAGTGGCCGGATCGTCGCTCTTGATGTCATAGGCCCGGATCCGGGCATCGATTCCCTTTCCCCAGCCCTGAACGAAGGCGCTTCCCGCCTCGCCCATACCGATGAACGTGATGATACGACTCACTGCCGATACTCCCTTCCGCCTGTCCTTCGAGCGCACCCCGGTCAGGCGGAGTGGGCATGCGTTCCATTACATTGACTTGCCGTATTTTCCGATCGCCAGGGCGGCTCCACCTTGACGGGAAAAATTCTAACCGACATGCAGGGCAAGGAATGCCCCGGTGCGCTCGTGGGCGAGTTCGGCCGCCTCGGCGACATAGGCCGGCCGGGCATCGTTGGCAAAGGCATGTCCCGCCTCGTACATGCGGATTTCCATCTCCGGAAGCGCGGATTTCGCCTGCTCCAGCATCTCGACGGGCACGTGCTCGTCACGACTGCCGAAATGCCCGAGCAGCGGCGCCCTGAGCGGCCGATCGAGATATTGCGGCAGCCGGGTCCCGTAGAAGGCCACGGCACCGTCGATGTCGAGGACCTGCGCCGCCCGCAAGGCCAGTCCCCCGCCCCAGCAAAAGCCGATCACGCCCACCTTGCCGCCGTTCGCCGCAAGGGCGCGCACCGCTGCATCGATATCGGCCATCGTCTCGTCGAGCTTGCTCGCCATCATGAGATCGCGGCCGCGCGGGGCCTCGTCGAACGGTATGACCGCCCCCTTCGCGCGCCGGTCGAACAGCGCCGGAATCGCCACCTCGTAACCCTGCCCGGCATAGCGCCGGGCTACCCCCTTGAGCTGGTCGGTAACACCGAAGATCTCCTGAAGCAGGACGATTCCGCCCCGACGCCTGCCCTGCGCCGGTTCGATCCAGCAATCCAGACGGTGGCCATCGCCGGCCGTGAGTTCAGTCATCATAGGGAGCCATCCCCCGAATGTGGAGCATACCGGCGATCCCACCGGACCGGCTCGTGCCAGCTATCGGCGGGATCGGTTGCCGCATGAGTGTCAGTCGCCGACCTTGATACCGGCTTCCTCGAAGTAGCGGAGAGCACCGGGATGGTAAGGCACGGCGTTGCTCGGTGCCATGGTGTCCCGGTCGGCCTGGGCGAAGGCACCGAACGATGCCTTGAGCTCGTCCTTGTTCTCGGCCACGGCCTTGGTCATGCGGTAGACGAGATCCGGATCGACCTGATCGTTGGTCAGCATCATCCAGGGAATCTGGATCAGGTTGGCGTCGTAGTCCTCCAGCCCGGTCACGTTGTCGTTCTTCGCCCTTGTGACGATTTTCCCTGCTGGCAGAAAGTTCTTGAAGGCGGCAATACCCTCGTCGCTATTGTCGAGCGAGATGTAGCAAAGTCCGCCGCGCGACTGAAGCTTGACCGCCGCCTGCTTGCCAGCGCCGGAATTGAGACTCACCAGCGCCACATCGACCAGGCCGTCGCCCAGCGCCTCGATACCGGCAACGAAACTCGATACCGGCTGCTTCTTGAAGTCGTCATAGGTCAGGTTGCCATTGGCAAGACCGCCCTGGATATAATAGGGAATGATCGTCGAGGAAGTATATTCCGAGGCGATGCGCAGATCGGCGGCATTGTCCCT
Proteins encoded in this region:
- a CDS encoding TAXI family TRAP transporter solute-binding subunit is translated as MKNFSRLLATAALGLVVAATAARAQVVTIATGAQGSLAYNSGQAVAKVANDAGITARTQPLVGYLPLINNGEVDFGFSNGVEAEYALDGSGNYDRANPSLRLVGVMFPLVTGLMAPCDLGLKTIADLRDNAADLRIASEYTSSTIIPYYIQGGLANGNLTYDDFKKQPVSSFVAGIEALGDGLVDVALVSLNSGAGKQAAVKLQSRGGLCYISLDNSDEGIAAFKNFLPAGKIVTRAKNDNVTGLEDYDANLIQIPWMMLTNDQVDPDLVYRMTKAVAENKDELKASFGAFAQADRDTMAPSNAVPYHPGALRYFEEAGIKVGD
- a CDS encoding dienelactone hydrolase family protein, encoding MMTELTAGDGHRLDCWIEPAQGRRRGGIVLLQEIFGVTDQLKGVARRYAGQGYEVAIPALFDRRAKGAVIPFDEAPRGRDLMMASKLDETMADIDAAVRALAANGGKVGVIGFCWGGGLALRAAQVLDIDGAVAFYGTRLPQYLDRPLRAPLLGHFGSRDEHVPVEMLEQAKSALPEMEIRMYEAGHAFANDARPAYVAEAAELAHERTGAFLALHVG